In Caldicellulosiruptor morganii, the following proteins share a genomic window:
- a CDS encoding TlpA family protein disulfide reductase produces the protein MLNQKAKSVIFIIVTAILVGLLIYQFVPQTKSKVKTNGAIEFTLKSVDGKEYSISNFRGRIVILNFFATWCPPCRAEIPDFERFHENNRDIVVVGINIQEDRNTVKDFLKSMGVTYLVLLDRDGNISSQFGIDGIPTTFLLDESGKVIAKKVGMMTYDELENFVKQR, from the coding sequence ATGTTGAATCAAAAGGCAAAAAGTGTTATCTTTATAATTGTTACAGCTATTCTTGTAGGGCTTTTAATTTATCAATTTGTGCCGCAAACAAAGTCAAAAGTAAAAACCAATGGTGCCATTGAGTTTACACTTAAATCTGTTGATGGTAAAGAGTATTCAATTTCAAACTTCAGAGGGAGAATTGTGATTTTGAACTTTTTTGCTACCTGGTGTCCACCGTGCAGAGCTGAAATTCCCGATTTTGAAAGGTTTCATGAGAATAACAGAGACATTGTTGTGGTTGGAATCAATATTCAAGAAGACAGAAATACAGTCAAAGACTTTTTAAAATCAATGGGTGTGACTTATCTTGTTTTACTGGACAGAGATGGAAATATCTCCTCGCAGTTTGGGATAGACGGAATACCTACTACCTTTTTATTAGATGAAAGTGGAAAAGTAATAGCAAAAAAGGTTGGAATGATGACATATGATGAACTTGAGAATTTTGTAAAACAAAGATAA
- a CDS encoding C40 family peptidase → MNFKALFATLLLALFLSTGTTVFAKTAQATATINIRSSPSTSAKIVGVFPKGFKAQVISTSGEWTKISYDGVVGYVKTDYIMITNDNSKANSKKALSTSDQVFYQTAVVLKDNARLRSDKSTSSKIVKTLSKGSKVYVLSREQNGWIKVKTSDGVIGYMAYYLLKINGASSSKTVSRGGYDREDKINYNGSLADRIIGFAKNFLGIRYRYGGSSPSTGFDCSGFVQYVFRNFGIHLERTAADMAASNGVRISPDELRPGDLVFFDTDGGRNYINHVGIYIGNGMYIHASSARRCVTISDLTSKYGTSFMMAKRVIR, encoded by the coding sequence ATGAATTTTAAAGCTTTATTTGCAACACTTTTGCTGGCTCTTTTCTTATCTACTGGCACGACAGTTTTTGCAAAAACAGCACAGGCTACAGCCACAATCAATATTAGAAGTAGCCCTTCTACTTCTGCAAAGATAGTGGGAGTTTTTCCAAAAGGCTTTAAAGCTCAGGTTATATCAACGTCTGGTGAATGGACCAAGATTTCATATGATGGTGTTGTTGGTTATGTTAAAACTGATTACATAATGATCACAAATGATAACAGCAAGGCAAATTCCAAAAAGGCATTGTCAACTTCAGATCAGGTTTTTTATCAAACGGCTGTTGTTTTAAAAGACAATGCAAGACTTAGAAGTGATAAGTCAACATCCTCAAAAATAGTAAAGACTTTATCAAAAGGCAGTAAAGTATATGTTCTGTCAAGGGAGCAAAACGGATGGATAAAGGTGAAAACTTCTGATGGTGTTATCGGTTATATGGCATATTATCTTTTGAAAATAAACGGAGCATCTTCTTCAAAAACTGTGTCACGTGGCGGATATGATAGAGAAGATAAGATAAATTACAATGGGAGCTTGGCTGATAGAATAATAGGATTTGCCAAGAACTTTCTGGGGATACGATATCGGTATGGTGGTTCATCTCCTTCAACAGGCTTTGACTGTTCAGGGTTTGTGCAGTATGTGTTTAGAAATTTTGGGATTCACTTAGAGAGAACAGCAGCTGACATGGCAGCATCAAACGGTGTGAGAATTTCACCCGATGAGTTAAGACCCGGAGATTTGGTATTTTTTGATACAGACGGTGGAAGAAACTATATAAACCATGTGGGCATTTATATTGGAAATGGAATGTATATTCATGCATCGAGTGCAAGAAGGTGTGTAACAATCTCAGACCTTACCTCAAAGTATGGCACGTCGTTTATGATGGCAAAAAGAGTAATAAGGTAA
- a CDS encoding YqeG family HAD IIIA-type phosphatase, which yields MLKRFKPDMICNSIYDIDLGKLKEKGINYLIIDIDNTLVAWGEFEVDTRVLSWLEAAKKLGFKICLVSNNQRERVKKIEKALGLPGVYSAKKPLKSGFLKASYILHEGKKNHQTAVIGDQFFTDVIGAKRLKLFVILVRPLKEKEFFLTRINRIFEKRILKYYMKDEEE from the coding sequence ATGTTAAAGCGTTTTAAACCGGACATGATATGCAATAGTATATATGATATTGACCTTGGAAAATTAAAGGAAAAGGGTATCAATTATCTTATCATTGACATTGACAATACACTGGTTGCATGGGGTGAATTTGAAGTAGATACCAGGGTTCTGTCATGGTTAGAGGCTGCCAAAAAGCTCGGGTTTAAAATATGCCTTGTTTCAAACAACCAGAGAGAAAGGGTAAAGAAGATTGAGAAGGCGCTTGGGCTTCCGGGTGTCTACAGTGCAAAAAAACCTTTAAAGTCTGGTTTTTTAAAAGCATCTTATATTCTTCATGAAGGGAAAAAAAACCATCAAACAGCTGTGATTGGTGACCAGTTTTTCACGGATGTTATAGGTGCCAAAAGGCTGAAACTTTTTGTGATTTTAGTAAGACCACTTAAAGAAAAAGAGTTTTTTTTAACACGAATAAACAGGATTTTTGAAAAGAGGATTTTGAAATACTACATGAAGGATGAGGAAGAATGA
- a CDS encoding FecCD family ABC transporter permease, with amino-acid sequence MVFVISIGVGSVFIPPLRVLKALISFAGFKVAGANQMDLTIIGQIRLPRIIIAMIVGMSLSVAGALVQGLYRNPMADPGIIGTSSGASLGAILCIALSLNTINIFYLPLFSFAGALLVSFLVYRLATRSRKTPILNLILIGIAVSTFISSINSLILSNISQYQVSEYIFWMLGGLDGRSWTHVKISFVPLVILILCSFIFAKRINILILGEEESYTIGVNPERLKKQLLILVSLLTGIAVSVSGAISFVGLITPHILRLIVGSDYRKLIPASILGGGIFLIVCDTIARVLFSPVEIKVGIITSIVGAPYFLYLLKKRENEVTI; translated from the coding sequence ATGGTATTTGTGATATCAATAGGGGTGGGAAGTGTATTTATCCCTCCCCTTCGTGTTTTAAAGGCACTTATTTCATTTGCCGGTTTTAAAGTAGCCGGAGCTAACCAGATGGACCTGACAATTATAGGGCAGATAAGACTTCCACGGATAATAATTGCTATGATTGTTGGTATGAGTCTGTCTGTTGCAGGGGCACTTGTGCAGGGACTTTACAGAAATCCTATGGCGGACCCGGGCATAATTGGAACGTCAAGCGGTGCAAGCCTGGGAGCCATCCTGTGTATTGCCCTTTCGCTCAATACCATAAATATTTTTTATTTACCGCTGTTTTCATTTGCCGGTGCTCTTTTGGTTTCTTTTTTGGTCTACAGGCTTGCAACAAGAAGTAGAAAAACGCCTATCTTGAATCTGATTCTAATTGGTATTGCTGTGTCTACTTTTATATCCTCAATAAATTCGCTTATCCTCTCAAATATAAGTCAGTATCAGGTGAGTGAATATATATTCTGGATGCTTGGTGGACTTGATGGTCGCAGCTGGACACATGTAAAAATAAGTTTTGTGCCCCTTGTTATTCTGATACTGTGTTCATTTATTTTTGCAAAGAGGATAAACATTCTGATATTGGGTGAGGAAGAGAGCTACACAATTGGTGTTAATCCTGAGAGGCTGAAAAAACAGCTTTTGATTTTGGTTTCTCTCTTAACAGGAATAGCGGTTTCGGTATCCGGTGCGATTTCATTTGTTGGGCTTATAACACCTCATATTTTGAGGCTCATTGTCGGAAGTGATTACAGAAAACTCATTCCTGCTTCAATTCTGGGCGGTGGAATCTTTTTGATTGTGTGTGACACCATTGCAAGAGTGCTGTTTTCACCGGTTGAGATAAAGGTTGGGATTATAACCTCAATTGTTGGTGCGCCTTACTTTTTGTACCTTTTAAAAAAGCGTGAAAATGAGGTGACAATCTAA
- a CDS encoding lactate utilization protein gives MNPNKKWWIDTNIEVLKKNLEARNFECFVVERKEDVVPLLERIVKEGSVVSCGGSMTLFECGVIEFLRNGKFNFLDRYKEGLSGEEIGEIYRKSFWADYYLMSANAITLDGKLINIDGNGNRLAALMFGPKNVIVIVGINKLVLNEQEGIDRVRNIASPMNARRLSKNTPCSSSGRCHDCLSDDCICSHIVVTRRHPVKGRIKVIVVKEELGF, from the coding sequence TTGAATCCAAACAAAAAATGGTGGATTGATACGAATATTGAAGTTTTAAAAAAGAATTTGGAAGCACGAAATTTTGAATGCTTTGTTGTAGAAAGAAAAGAGGATGTTGTTCCTTTGCTTGAAAGGATAGTAAAAGAAGGTTCGGTGGTATCATGCGGGGGCTCAATGACGCTTTTTGAGTGCGGAGTGATCGAGTTTTTGAGAAATGGAAAGTTTAACTTTTTGGACAGGTATAAAGAAGGTTTGAGTGGTGAAGAAATAGGTGAGATATACAGAAAGTCATTCTGGGCGGACTACTATTTAATGTCAGCAAATGCCATAACTCTGGATGGCAAACTAATCAATATCGATGGCAATGGTAACAGACTTGCAGCTCTGATGTTTGGACCAAAGAATGTGATTGTAATTGTTGGGATAAACAAACTGGTTCTGAATGAGCAGGAGGGTATTGATAGAGTGAGAAACATTGCATCGCCAATGAATGCCAGAAGACTTTCAAAAAACACACCATGTAGCTCTTCAGGCAGATGCCATGATTGCCTGAGCGATGATTGCATATGCAGCCATATTGTGGTTACAAGAAGACATCCGGTAAAAGGGCGTATAAAGGTTATAGTGGTAAAAGAGGAGTTGGGATTTTAA
- a CDS encoding ABC transporter substrate-binding protein has translation MRISKKVVAIVVLIALAIGLLPLYSHAADFPVTVKDGKGNNITVKQKPQRILSLALQTDEILLSMVSTSRIVGLSVFADDKNNSNVVNLAKNVKGRYSSNDIEKIIAANPDLVIVPYYIDRSKYDILKKGLKCPIYVSLNPNSFANIKQEIINLSKLTGEIQKGQAIVKYMDEKINAVQKKVKYLRKKKYVLFYTYYFNSTYGKNTTQHEIAKYAGVINIAAVAGLKGWPTITKEQILEWDPDMIIIPSASYNPKETSQQYIEKFKKDPAFKNLKAVKNNAVIILDDRHIQTVSHYIVEGVYDLAKAAYPYLFK, from the coding sequence ATGAGGATATCTAAAAAGGTTGTTGCTATTGTTGTATTGATTGCACTTGCGATAGGTTTGTTGCCACTTTATTCACATGCTGCTGATTTTCCTGTTACAGTAAAAGATGGGAAAGGCAACAATATTACGGTAAAACAAAAACCTCAGAGAATTCTTTCGCTTGCACTTCAAACTGATGAAATTCTTTTAAGCATGGTTTCAACAAGCAGGATTGTAGGTCTTTCTGTATTTGCTGATGATAAGAACAATTCGAATGTTGTGAATTTAGCTAAAAATGTAAAGGGCAGATATTCGAGCAATGATATTGAGAAGATAATTGCTGCAAATCCTGACCTTGTGATAGTGCCCTATTACATTGACAGATCCAAATATGACATTTTAAAGAAAGGTTTAAAATGTCCGATATATGTGAGCTTAAATCCAAATTCATTTGCAAACATCAAACAGGAGATTATCAATCTTTCAAAGCTTACGGGTGAGATTCAAAAAGGACAGGCTATTGTAAAGTATATGGATGAAAAAATAAATGCTGTTCAAAAGAAGGTAAAATATCTCAGAAAGAAAAAATATGTTCTTTTCTACACATATTACTTTAACTCAACATATGGCAAAAACACCACTCAACATGAAATAGCAAAATATGCAGGGGTTATAAATATAGCTGCTGTAGCAGGCTTGAAAGGGTGGCCAACAATTACAAAAGAGCAGATTTTAGAGTGGGATCCGGACATGATTATTATTCCTTCAGCTTCATACAATCCCAAGGAAACATCACAGCAATATATAGAAAAGTTTAAAAAAGATCCGGCTTTCAAGAACTTGAAGGCTGTTAAAAACAATGCAGTAATTATACTTGACGACAGGCACATTCAGACAGTTTCACACTACATTGTGGAAGGTGTTTACGACCTGGCAAAAGCCGCTTATCCTTATTTGTTTAAGTAA
- the aroE gene encoding shikimate dehydrogenase: MKKLYLIGKSLKHSISPLIHNRILSFLKIDAVYSNIELPDYDRLKEFVEMVKRDKDVVGFNITIPYKEDILEFCDDFSEDVKIIQAANTVKKENGRLKAYNTDWLGFKRSLEETGIDIKEKRILILGAGGAAKACIYGLYRMGAEEIFVFNRNSWKVLELKSQFGDLVKIDPVTIDTVFDFEIDIIINATPIGMNGHSEGQVPFGMDRFIPERRNQLVLVYDTIYNPLTTKLLSIAKENDILVQNGLKMLVYQAMFANMIWFENKMEISLRFIQQITEMASDYIIQLETQS, from the coding sequence ATGAAAAAGCTATATCTTATTGGAAAGAGTTTGAAACACTCTATCTCTCCTCTTATTCACAACAGGATCTTATCTTTCTTAAAAATTGATGCTGTTTACTCCAACATTGAACTTCCAGATTATGACAGGCTCAAAGAGTTTGTTGAAATGGTAAAAAGAGATAAAGATGTTGTCGGGTTTAACATCACAATCCCCTATAAAGAAGATATTCTGGAATTTTGCGATGATTTCTCTGAAGATGTAAAAATAATTCAGGCAGCAAACACTGTAAAGAAAGAAAATGGCAGACTTAAGGCATATAACACTGATTGGCTGGGTTTTAAAAGAAGCCTGGAAGAAACAGGGATTGATATAAAAGAAAAAAGAATTTTAATCCTTGGTGCAGGTGGTGCTGCAAAAGCCTGTATTTATGGACTTTACAGAATGGGTGCAGAGGAAATTTTTGTTTTTAATAGGAATTCATGGAAGGTTCTGGAACTTAAAAGTCAGTTTGGGGATTTGGTTAAAATAGACCCAGTAACCATAGATACTGTTTTTGATTTTGAAATTGATATCATAATAAACGCAACACCGATTGGGATGAATGGTCACAGCGAAGGACAGGTGCCTTTTGGTATGGATAGGTTTATTCCTGAGAGACGAAATCAATTAGTGCTGGTATATGATACTATTTACAATCCTCTTACGACTAAGCTTCTTTCAATAGCAAAGGAGAATGATATTTTGGTTCAAAATGGATTAAAAATGCTTGTTTATCAGGCAATGTTTGCTAATATGATATGGTTTGAAAACAAAATGGAAATATCTTTAAGGTTTATACAGCAAATAACAGAAATGGCCAGCGACTATATTATTCAATTAGAAACTCAGAGTTAA
- a CDS encoding glycine cleavage system protein H — MLYNERLFYGDIWVEVNGSLASIGITRNLERELGDIVIFEFLKTDGYLQQGEEFARLETIYKTYTLKSPVSGFIRRTNYKLCYDPTVLNLFPEETEIISIDIEQLV; from the coding sequence ATGCTTTACAATGAAAGGCTTTTTTACGGTGATATATGGGTTGAGGTAAATGGGTCATTGGCCTCGATAGGTATTACCAGAAATCTTGAAAGAGAACTTGGAGACATTGTTATATTTGAATTTTTAAAGACAGACGGTTATCTTCAACAGGGTGAAGAGTTTGCAAGGCTTGAAACAATTTATAAAACATACACATTAAAATCTCCGGTAAGTGGTTTTATAAGACGCACCAACTATAAGCTTTGTTATGATCCCACGGTATTAAATTTATTTCCAGAAGAGACAGAAATAATTAGTATAGACATAGAGCAACTTGTGTGA
- a CDS encoding ISNCY family transposase: MTNFIKAQKQKFLKIFMTIEKVIKDLGLKIKNYKRGRPKKFKLSHIIACFVYKVKNRINSFRELEYKINEDEEFRKTIGIEKSPDHSYFSKWAKMIEEEYIEAIARILVREIDPETRVCAIDSTPLRSSRGDREAGVGRCVSLGFYNGYKLHVLATVEDEVIPIVWWLTCANIHDSKAVELLYEAKIFGPDVILADAGYDCTKWFDVADRLGIKFVAGINKRNIKDFNNVKNILRAQNIEFLRSKEGQRVYKQRIKIERLFGKLKGEYNLEQVRLRGFRTYKRHVDWIMVTYLIELYIQKNENCKFSFKYAWNNL; this comes from the coding sequence ATGACTAATTTTATTAAAGCACAAAAACAAAAATTTTTAAAGATATTTATGACAATTGAAAAAGTAATAAAAGATTTAGGATTGAAGATAAAAAACTACAAAAGAGGAAGACCAAAGAAATTTAAGCTGAGCCATATAATAGCTTGTTTTGTTTATAAAGTCAAAAATAGGATAAACAGCTTTAGGGAATTAGAGTACAAGATAAATGAAGATGAAGAATTTAGAAAGACCATAGGAATAGAAAAGAGCCCCGATCATTCATATTTTTCAAAATGGGCTAAAATGATTGAAGAAGAATATATAGAAGCAATAGCAAGAATTTTAGTAAGAGAAATAGACCCCGAGACAAGAGTTTGTGCTATAGATTCTACACCTTTGAGAAGCTCGAGGGGTGATAGAGAAGCAGGAGTAGGAAGATGTGTTAGTTTAGGTTTTTACAATGGGTATAAATTACATGTGCTAGCAACAGTTGAAGATGAGGTCATACCGATAGTATGGTGGTTGACATGTGCAAATATTCATGATAGTAAAGCGGTAGAACTTTTGTATGAAGCTAAGATATTTGGACCTGATGTAATATTAGCAGATGCAGGTTATGATTGTACAAAGTGGTTTGATGTGGCTGATAGACTTGGAATAAAGTTTGTAGCGGGTATAAATAAGAGAAATATTAAGGATTTTAACAATGTCAAAAATATTTTGAGAGCACAAAACATAGAATTTTTAAGAAGTAAAGAAGGACAAAGAGTATATAAACAAAGGATAAAAATTGAAAGATTATTTGGGAAGCTGAAAGGAGAATATAATTTAGAACAAGTACGGCTAAGAGGTTTTAGAACATATAAGAGACACGTTGACTGGATAATGGTTACTTATTTGATAGAGCTTTATATTCAAAAAAATGAAAACTGTAAATTTTCTTTTAAATATGCATGGAATAATTTATAG
- a CDS encoding ABC transporter ATP-binding protein, which yields MPLYVENLKCGYTKPVVEVKGKIKFEEGKVYGIIGPNGSGKSTFIKALAGIARIFEGRVYYNQTDLLSLSDLQRARIISYMPQNVFSNFPFTVFDVVMMGRYPHEKSKFFNDRESKKIAEEKIEVVNLTDKKQSNILQISGGERQRTSFARVLAQESKVLLLDEPNSNLDITHQEKILDIIKDEVAKGKIAIMALHNIKLAAKFCDIVFLMKHGKIIASGRPQDVINQENIKKVYNVDAIIYKNSFGIYDIELIQKEDEKGIHVHVVAGGGTGQAIYRILIEMGFKVTTGVLATNDTDYETAQLLSIYTVFTMPFMPIGEEEYFENVELIKKADFCILCDISFGIQNFKNLEALKFAKKLFIIEQNDISGRDFTNGIATNLYNSLKEKAVVLNSLDVLKQMLQKEVEIIESKQKMVD from the coding sequence ATGCCTCTTTACGTAGAGAACCTGAAGTGTGGATATACAAAGCCTGTAGTTGAAGTTAAAGGAAAAATAAAGTTCGAAGAAGGGAAGGTCTACGGAATAATAGGACCGAACGGGAGTGGAAAAAGTACATTTATCAAAGCTCTGGCAGGCATTGCAAGGATTTTTGAAGGCAGGGTTTATTATAATCAGACCGACCTTTTATCGCTATCAGATCTGCAGCGGGCGAGAATAATTTCATACATGCCCCAGAACGTATTTTCAAACTTTCCCTTTACAGTATTTGATGTTGTGATGATGGGAAGATACCCCCATGAAAAGAGCAAGTTTTTCAACGACAGAGAGAGCAAAAAAATAGCAGAAGAAAAAATAGAGGTGGTTAATCTAACAGATAAGAAGCAATCGAACATTCTGCAGATTTCAGGTGGAGAGAGGCAGAGAACCTCATTTGCAAGGGTGCTTGCTCAGGAGAGCAAGGTTTTGCTTTTGGATGAGCCAAACTCGAACCTTGATATAACCCATCAGGAGAAAATTTTGGATATTATAAAAGATGAAGTTGCAAAAGGTAAGATTGCAATAATGGCGCTTCACAATATAAAACTTGCAGCAAAGTTTTGCGATATTGTATTTTTGATGAAGCATGGCAAAATTATAGCTTCTGGAAGACCGCAGGATGTGATAAATCAGGAGAACATAAAAAAGGTGTACAATGTGGATGCTATCATATATAAAAATTCGTTTGGAATATATGACATTGAACTAATTCAAAAGGAAGATGAAAAAGGTATTCACGTGCATGTTGTGGCAGGTGGTGGTACAGGCCAGGCAATTTACAGGATTTTAATTGAAATGGGGTTTAAAGTTACAACAGGTGTTCTTGCTACAAACGACACAGATTACGAAACTGCTCAGCTACTGTCTATTTACACAGTTTTTACAATGCCATTTATGCCAATTGGAGAAGAAGAATACTTTGAGAATGTTGAGCTAATAAAGAAAGCAGATTTTTGTATCCTGTGTGATATTTCTTTTGGAATACAGAATTTTAAAAATCTTGAAGCACTGAAGTTTGCAAAGAAATTATTTATTATAGAACAAAATGACATCTCAGGTCGTGACTTTACAAATGGAATAGCAACAAATCTTTACAATAGCCTTAAAGAAAAAGCTGTGGTCTTAAATAGCCTGGATGTTCTAAAACAAATGCTTCAAAAGGAGGTTGAAATAATTGAATCCAAACAAAAAATGGTGGATTGA